TCTACAATATTTCCATCTTTTAAAACTATTATTCTTTCACAGATTTTTGATAATACTTTGATATCGTGGCTAACATATATCAAGGTTACCCCTTTTTCTTTGCTAATTTTTTTCAATAATTCTATAAACCTAAATTGATTTACAACATCTAATGAGGTTGTTGGCTCATCAGCTAAAAGAATTTTTATATCTGTACATAGCACTAATACTATGGCTATTCTCTGTCTCATTCCACCTGATAATTCATTAGGATAACTATTTAAAATTCTGTCTATATCTTCAAAGCCTACATCTAAGAGAAGTTTTTTTATTTCTTCAAGTGCATAGTCACTTGTTACTTTTTCCTTAAAATGAAAAATATAAGTTTCAAGAAGTTGTTTCTTTATTTTTTCATAAGGATTTAAAGAATTTATTGAATCTTGAAGTATCATTGAAATATTTTTATAACAAATTTCTTTTCTTTGTTCTTCTGTCATTTTATAAATTTCTATATTTTCAAAAAGAATTATTTTTCCATCTAATATAAATTTTTTCCCATCTAAAAAAGAGATTATAGAATTTAAAAGAGTGGTTTTTCCTGAACCAGATTCCCCAACTATACCTAAAAACTCTTTTTCTTTTATTTCTATATTTATATTATTTAATATCTTACGATTATTATTTTTTAAAGATACAGAAAAATCCTTTAATTCTAAAATATTTTTCACTTTTAATTCTCCCTTTTGTCAAAAATTAAATTAAAAGACAATGATACCCATAAAATACATAATGTTGGAATTATAATTAAAGATGGTTTTCTCACTAAATATATTCTATACTGATATAACATAGCTCCCCAATCTGGCTTTGTATAATCAGAACCTAAGCCTATAAATGTTAAAGCTGAATATTGTAATATAACTCCACTTGCTGTATTTCCTAAATTTACAAGTAATCTAGCTAATATATTTACAAAAATTCTTCTAAATAATACAACATACCAAGGAACACCCAATAATTTAGATGCTAATATATAATCTTTATTTTTTTCTGCTTTTGTTAAAGCCTCTGATTGATTCATATAATTTCCTATACCAAATATTCCAAGTGAGATTCCAGCAGTAACAGGTGTAATCCCAAAAATTGAAGTTATTATTAACGCTACTATTAAAGTTGGCACAACCATCATTAAATCAACCGTTGACTTTATAATTGTTCCAATATTTCCCTCAAAATACCCTGCTATCATTCCTAAAAAACTTCCAACAAAAAAAGAAAGACTTGTTGCAATAGCAACAACTTCTAATGTTCTAAATCCTCCAATAATTATTAAAGAAAAAACATCTCTTCCTAAATCATCTGTTCCAAAGAAATTCTCTTTTGAAAAACCTAAAAATACCGAATCTAAATTTATATCTGCATTTAATTTTGAGGAAAAAATTAACAGTATAATTACTAAAAATATATTAATAAATATCAATTTCTTAGTCATTTATTCCCCTTCTCTCTTAAAAAACTTAATAAAAAATCAAATATTAAATGAACAAAAAACATATAAATACAAATTAAAAATATATAGGCTTGAATCACATTATAATCTCTGTTCACTATACTACTTATTAGAAAATAACTTATCCCAGGAATTGCGAAACTAAATTCTACAACAGCACTTCCACCTACAACTGATGAAAATTTTGAAATACTTGCTGAAAATAAAGAATAAAGTGCTGGTTTATAACAGTGCCTTAATAAAACATAATTTATATTAAAACCTCTAATTAAATAAAATTTAACAAAAGTTTCTTCTTTCATTTCAACAAATAAATCTCTAACAATTCTACTTAAATTTCCAACTTGATATAAAACTAATATCATTATTGAAAATAATATACCATAGAATTTCCCACCAATAAAAAATTTTATTAGTTGTGTTTTAACACCAAAATAATAGATAATAAAGATTGCTATTATAAAAGATGGTATACTAAGTGTCAAAATTGATATAGTTCTTGTTATTTTATTAAAAAATCCTTTTTCCTTTATAGCTGCTAAATATCCAAGGAAAAATGAAAGTATTATTGATAGAAATAAAGAGCCTAGCCCAATAATTAAAGAATAAGGCAATCTTCTTAACATTTCCTCTTTAACTGGTAATTTTGTTATAAAAGAAATTCCCCAGTTTCCTTTTAAGAAATCTTTTATCCAGACTATATACTGTTTAAAAAGACTTTGGTCTAATTTGTAATATGAAGTTAATAACTTTCTATTTTCTTCTGTCAATGGAAGATTATAGTGTTGCAATAACATATCAACTGGACTAACTGGAATAAATCTAACTATTAAAAATGTTATTACACTTAAAATAAACATAATTCCTAACCATTTTAGAATGTATTTCATACTTCCTCCAGAAAAATTAAAAGGCTAGTGCATACTCATAAATGTTCTTAAAAAATAACTCATTACTGAGTAGATTTTTTTATTGGCTACTTGACAGCCATTAGTGTTTCAAGAGCTCCAAAATGCTCTCTCAACATTAATGGACGTCGCAGTAGCCTAACTCAAAAATATGGTTTTGTTTTTAAAATCTACATTCGTAATTCGCTTATTTTTTTACTCACATTTCTGTATATAAATATACATTAGCCTGTTATTTTTACTATTTATATAATTCTGAATTTACTATATAATAATCTCCACAATAAGGTTTGTAGTCTTTTAATCTTTCAGATAAAGCTACATTCCATTCAGGGTCAACTAGATATAGTACAGGTAAGTCTTTATAAATAATTTCTTGAATTTGTTTAGCTGTCTTTATAAGTTCATCACCAAAAGGAAGAGTTCCCATCTTATCTAATAATCCATCTACTTCTTTTGATGAATAAGACATCATATTTTTTGAACCATCAGTTCTAAAAAATTGATTTAAGAAATATGTAGGTTCTCCTGTTGGTGCTGTATGTTGAGCATACAAAATTAAATCAAATTCTTTTTTCTTAGCTTCTACATCTATATTATCTACAATTGATGTTTTTGCTTCTATGCCCATCTTCTTTAATTGTGATAACATAACTTGCATTATTATCTTTAAATCAGGTCTACTATTGTATGTAAGTATATTTATTGACAAAATTTTCCCATCTTTTTCTCTTAAACCATCTTTATTTAGTTTCCAACCATCTTCTTCTAAGATACTATTAGCCTTGTCTAAATTATATTCAAGTTTTACATCTCCTGCAAAAGAAAAATATTGTGCAAAAAGTCCATTAGCAACTCTTCCACCTTTTAATGCTTTTATATAATCTTCTCTATCCAATCCTAAATTTATTGCTTCTCTAACTGATTTATCAGACATAATTCCAGTTGCTGTATTAAGAACACCAAAATATTGATATCCTGCATCTATTGTTTCAACAATTTTACCTTCATCTTTTAATTCACTAGCTATTTCAGGAGTTATACCAAAAGCCATATCCAATTCTCCTGATTCAAATGCCAATTTCATAGAAGCCATATCACTTATAGCTTTTATTATTACTTCTCCTCTTTTTTCAGAATTTTCATAATATTGATTTGGTTCCAAAGTTAAAGAAACTTCAGGCTCTAAATTTTTTATTACATAGGGTCCTGTAAAAATATATCCATTATCACTCTTTTTAAATATTATATTTGTCCATTCTGCCAAAAGAGATTTTAAATTTTGTGTTTCTCTTTCAACTGTAACATTCACAGTATAATCATCTACTTTTTCAAACTTTACCTTTCCTGCTGTTGCATTAGATAAAGGATTTTCTTCCATAACTGTATTCATTGCCCAAGCTAGTGCTTCTGCATTAACCTCAGTTCCATCAGAAAATTTTACACCTTTTTTTAATTTTAATACCCAATTTAATTTATCAGTTCTTTCAACATCTTCTACATATCTTGAAACTAAATTTCCATTTCTATCAACTGAAAATACTGTTTCACTTAGTCCATGTGTTGTTAAAGACCAAGGTGTCCCTCCAACTGTTGGCTCTATTGCTCCAACTACAAAAGTTTGTCCTATCACTATTGGTTTATCCTCTGTTACAACTTTTTCTTCTTTTTTTTCTCCACAAGCTACAAAAAATATAACTAATAACAATGAGCATATCAAAAATCTTATTATTTTTTTCATATTTCCTCCCTATAAAAAGTTTTATAAATTCCTAAACTTAGTATAACACTTTTTAAAAAAAATACAAAATAATTACTATGCTAAACTTTTTTAATAAAGTAATCTTTTTTAAAAATTTTTTCTTTTATAGATTATATATGTAATATACATAATAGTAGTTATTATCCAAGAAACAATAAAACTATACAACACCATAAAGAATGTTGGATTTAATGGAACTATAAAAAATATCCATAGAAGTCTGATAATACAAATTCCAAAAATATTTATTATCATAGGATTAAAAGTATCCCCTATTCCTCTTATAGCACCAGATAAAACATCTCCTATAACATATATAAAATACAATGGAGCCAGCAAATGTATAATTTGTGAAGTTAATTCAACTATGTTTTTATCATTTATTAAAAAATGGGCAAGTGGCTTGTTCCATATATATAGAATAAAACTTATTATAAAAATTGCTATCATAGCCATAAATAAAGCAACCACTATACCTATTCTAGCTCTTTGATGTTTTTTTGCACCATAATTTTGTGCTACAAAAGTTGAAATAGCAATAGAAAATGCTTCTGAAACAGCCCATATTAAAAAATCTAATTTCCCACATACTGCCCAAGCTGCTATACTACTTACTCCAAATATATTTATATTACTTTGTATAGTAGTATTAGCGATAGGATATATAATTGATTGGATTCCAATAGGTAAACCTAATCTAAAAATTTCTTTTAAATATTTTTTGTAAAAACGAATTCTATTTATATATATTTTACAATCTAATTTTGTTCTAAGTAGTATTATAAAAATTAAAATAGCACTTATTATTTGTGATATTAAGGTTGCAAATCCAACTCCAATAACCCCTAACTTAAATGCTATAACTAAAATTAAATCTAAAATTATATTTAAGATATTAGATAATATTAAAATATAGAATGGTGTCTTTGAATCTCCTAAGGCTCTTAAAATTCCAGAACCTATATTATATACCATAGAAAATACTATCCCACTGAAACAGATAATGGTATAAATTTGAGCTTGATAAAAAATTTCATTTGGGACTTTAATTAGTTTAATAAAAAATGGAGATAATATACAACTTAATACAGATAACAGTAATCCCCCAACTATTGCAAATAATATTGCTGTATGACTAGCTTTTGATACTTCTTCTTTTTTCTTTGCTCCAAAATACTGTGAAATAATTATTGTTGCTCCTGATGAAAGTCCAACAAAAAAACTAACTGGAAGTCTTTGAAAACTTAATACAGACTCTATTGCTGCAAAAGCATCTTTTCCTGCAAATCTCCCAATTATAATAGCATCTATTGTGGTATAAAGTGATTGAAATAGAGTGCCTAAAAATATAGGTAACACAAAATTTAACATCACTTTCCATATTTTTCCTTCTGTTAGATCATTATTTTTTAAAGAAATATCCATAATATCATTCCCTAAACTAAAATATTTTTATATCTAAATTATATAATATCTATAATTTTTATGTCAAATTATTTTTAAAATATTTATATATTTTTTAGAATATTATAATATTATATAAAATATAGTTATTATTAAACTACACCTAAAAAAATAATGAGACTGTTGCAAACTTACAAACGAAATAAAAAATATTTGTTGACAAATTTATAAAAGAATAATATATTTTATTTAATTGAGGTGATTTTAAAAAATGAATAATCAAATAAAAGGAGCTTTGCTTGTTTGTTTAGCCGCTACAATGTGGGGTTTTGATGGAATAGCCTTAACACCAAGATTATTTAGTTTACATGTTCCATTTGTAGTTTTTATACTTCATCTTTTACCATTAATACTTATGTCAATTATCTTTGGAAAAGAAGAATTTAAAAATATTAAAAAATTAAAAAGAAATGATTTATTTTTCTTTTTTTGTGTAGCTTTATTCGGAGGTTGTCTAGGGACTTTATGCATAGTAAGAGCATTGTTCTTAGTAAATTTTAAACATTTAACTGCTGTTACTTTATTACAAAAATTACAACCTATATTTGCAATAATATTGGCAAGAGTGCTTTTAAAAGAGAAATTAAAAAAAGCATACCTATTTTGGGGATTTTTAGCTTTACTTGGAGGATATCTTTTGACATTTGAATTTCATCTTCCAGAAAATGTTTCAGGTGATAATCTATTACCTGCTTCACTTTATTCAATTTTAGCTGCTTTCTCTTTTGGTTCAGCAACTGTATTTGGAAAAAGAATATTAAAGTCTGCCTCTTTTAGAACAGCACTTTATTTAAGATATCTATTGACAAGTTGTATAATGTTTGTAATTGTGAGTTTCACTTGTGGTTTTGGAGATTTCTTTGTAGCTACTCCAAAAAATTGGTTAATCTTTATAATTATTGCTTTAACAACAGGAAGTGGAGCAATTTTACTTTATTATTTTGGACTTAGGTATATCACAGCAAAAGTTGCTACTATGTGTGAGCTATGTTTCCCTATATCAAGTGTAATTTTTGATTACCTTATAAATGGAAATGTATTAAGTCCAGTTCAAGTTGCAAGTGCAGCTTTAATGATATTGTCAATAATAAGAATTAGTAAATTAAATTAAATTTCTTAAAAATAAAAAATAAGATCTGTCACAAATATAGTTATTGGAATGGAAGCAAAAATAAGTGAAATTACATTCTAAATTTTAGTTTAAAAATTGAAGGAAATGAGCCAATATTTTCTATCAAGGCATCCATTAAATTCATTAATTTACTTCCTCTTCCAAAATATCTTTCAAAAAAGGTCTTTCTAAATAATCTTCTCACTTCTTTATTTGATAATCTCAATATATAATTATCTTCATCTATTTTTTCTTGTATTGTTAAATAACCACTAGATAATATCAATTCCCATATTTCTTCTTCACTTAGTATTCTTGATAAATCTGATGCCTCTGATATATTTTGTTTTAACCCTTCTCCATCAAATAATTTTTTAAATCTCTTATTATTCCTATTATTACTCCCATTTGTAAATATACATTATATTTTAGCACTGAATTATAAAAATTTTTTATTTCCCCATTTTATCATTTATAAAATCAATTTTTTATTTTTAAAAAATATAATGTTTGTATTTGTTGCGTTTTTTTTTTTTGGTACAATATATTTAAATAGATGATAAATTTTAAAATAATATTTTATTTAGGGAGGAATTTTTATGAAAAAATCTAATTTAAGATTATTGGCATTTAGTTTATTTTTGGTATTAGCACAAAATTCTTTAGCTAATAAGATTGAAAATGGAAATGGAAGTGTAGCTTCAGATGAAAGTGTAGCCATAGGTATTAGTTGGTTAGATTATTATGGAGTTGTGCATAAAAATATAGCTGGAGATGAAACTAAGCCAACTGAAAATTATTATGCAACAGCTATAGGAATAGCTAATAAAGCTAGTGGAAAATATAGTTCTGCTTTTGGATTTGGCAATAAAGCTAGTGGAGAAGCTAGTTCAGCTTTTGGATATAACAATGAAGCTAGTGGAAGTAGTAGTTCTGCTTTTGGATTTGGCAATAAAGCTAGTGGAGAAGACAGTTCTGCTTTTGGATATAAAAATAAAGTTAGTGGATATTGGAGTTCTGCTTCTGGACATATTAATGAAGCTAGTGGAAAATTTAGTTCCGCTTTTGGATATAGTAATACAGCTAGTGGAGAAGCTAGTTCAGCTTTTGGATTTGATAATAGAACTAGCGAAAGTAGGGCTTCTGCTTTTGGATTTGGCAATAAAGCAAGTGGATTTATGAGTTCTGCTTTTGGATATAATAATTTTGCAATTGGTGGAGGTAGTTCTGCTTTTGGACATTGGAATAGAACAAAGGGAATAAATAGCTCTGCTTTTGGATTTACTAATGAAGCCAGTGGAGCTTATAGTTCTGCTTTTGGAAGTCAATATAAAGTTACTGGTGCTGCTTCTGGTGCTTTTGGTGTTGGAAAGGCTACTTGGATTGTTGGAACATACGAATATAATTATGACTATATAAATGAAGGTAAAAATTCATATATGTTTGGTAATTATAATAAAATAGCTGCTGGTACTCAAAATAACTTTATCTTAGGTAATAATGTTTCTATTGGTAGTGGTATTAATAATTCTGTTGCTTTAGGAAATGGCTCTACTGTTTCTTCTTCTAATGAAGTTTCTGTTGGGTCTGCCACACTAAAAAGAAAAATTACTAATGTTGCTGATGGTGAAGTTTCTGCTACTTCTACTGATGTTGTTACAGGTAAGCAATTATACAATGGAGATGGAATTAATACTAATGCTTGGAAAGCTAAACTAGGTGTCGGAAGTGGTGGAGTTGATTTAACTGCTTATACTAAAAGAGATGGAAGTAATTTAACTGCAAGTGATATTTCTGCTTGGAAAACTAAGCTAGGTGTTGGTTCTGGTGGTAGTGGAATAGCTAACTCTGCTACTGGTATTGGAAGTACAGGATTAGGTGCTGATAACACTGTTACTGGCGATTATTCTACTGCTGTTGGTTATAAAAATAAAGTTACTGGTAATCACTCTGGTGCTTTTGGTGATCCTAATGTTGTTACTGGTAATGGTTCTTATGCCTTTGGTAATGATAATAACATAGCTGGAGATAATAACTTTGTTCTTGGTAATAATGTTAATATAGGAGCTGGTATTCAAAACTCAGTAGCATTAGGAAATAATTCAACTGTTTCTTCTTCTAATGAAGTTTCTGTTGGTTCTGCTACACAACAAAGAAAAATAACTAATGTTGCTGATGGAGATGTTTCTGCTACATCTACTGATGCTGTTACTGGTAAACAATTATATAAAGTTATGCAAAATTCAGGTACAACAGGTATAGAAAATTTAAGAAATGAAGTTAATGAAAAGATTGATGATGTTAAAAACGAAGTTAATCACGTTGGTTCATTAAGTGCTGCTCTTGCTGGATTACATCCTATGCAATATGACCCTAAAGCCCCTACACAAGTTATGGCTGCATTAGGACATTATAAAAATAAACAATCAGTTGCTGTTGGATTAAGTTATTATTTCAATGATAGATTTATGATGAGTGCTGGTGTTGCTATTGGTAGTGAAAAAAGAGTAAAAAGTATGGCTAATGTTGGGTTCACTGTAAAACTTGGTAAAGGTAGTGGAGTTGAATACAATGAAACTCCTCAATATGTTGTTCAAAATGAAGTTAAGAGATTAACTGTTGAAAATAATAAACAAGCTAAAGAAAATCAAGAATTAAAAGCAGAAGTTAATTCTTTAAATGAAAAAGTTAAAAACTTGGAAGAAAAGTTAAATATGTTATTAAAAAATAAATAATAAAATTTTATGGAGCTGTTGCAAATTTATTTATTGAAATGTAAGCAAAAAATGAGTGAAATTACATTCTAAATTTTAGTTTGCAACAGCTTCATTTTAATTTTGAAATATCTGCCAATAAAATTTTTCCTATTTCTGTCTTTGGAATAATTTCTTTATCTAATTCTTTAAAATCTTCTATAATTTTTCCTTTATCAATTAAAATTATCCTATCAGCTAAAAAATAAC
This Fusobacterium animalis 7_1 DNA region includes the following protein-coding sequences:
- a CDS encoding dipeptide/oligopeptide/nickel ABC transporter ATP-binding protein encodes the protein MKNILELKDFSVSLKNNNRKILNNINIEIKEKEFLGIVGESGSGKTTLLNSIISFLDGKKFILDGKIILFENIEIYKMTEEQRKEICYKNISMILQDSINSLNPYEKIKKQLLETYIFHFKEKVTSDYALEEIKKLLLDVGFEDIDRILNSYPNELSGGMRQRIAIVLVLCTDIKILLADEPTTSLDVVNQFRFIELLKKISKEKGVTLIYVSHDIKVLSKICERIIVLKDGNIVEENSTTQILKEPKNDYTKLLIKAATAD
- a CDS encoding ABC transporter permease; the protein is MTKKLIFINIFLVIILLIFSSKLNADINLDSVFLGFSKENFFGTDDLGRDVFSLIIIGGFRTLEVVAIATSLSFFVGSFLGMIAGYFEGNIGTIIKSTVDLMMVVPTLIVALIITSIFGITPVTAGISLGIFGIGNYMNQSEALTKAEKNKDYILASKLLGVPWYVVLFRRIFVNILARLLVNLGNTASGVILQYSALTFIGLGSDYTKPDWGAMLYQYRIYLVRKPSLIIIPTLCILWVSLSFNLIFDKREN
- a CDS encoding ABC transporter permease, encoding MKYILKWLGIMFILSVITFLIVRFIPVSPVDMLLQHYNLPLTEENRKLLTSYYKLDQSLFKQYIVWIKDFLKGNWGISFITKLPVKEEMLRRLPYSLIIGLGSLFLSIILSFFLGYLAAIKEKGFFNKITRTISILTLSIPSFIIAIFIIYYFGVKTQLIKFFIGGKFYGILFSIMILVLYQVGNLSRIVRDLFVEMKEETFVKFYLIRGFNINYVLLRHCYKPALYSLFSASISKFSSVVGGSAVVEFSFAIPGISYFLISSIVNRDYNVIQAYIFLICIYMFFVHLIFDFLLSFLREKGNK
- a CDS encoding ABC transporter substrate-binding protein — protein: MKKIIRFLICSLLLVIFFVACGEKKEEKVVTEDKPIVIGQTFVVGAIEPTVGGTPWSLTTHGLSETVFSVDRNGNLVSRYVEDVERTDKLNWVLKLKKGVKFSDGTEVNAEALAWAMNTVMEENPLSNATAGKVKFEKVDDYTVNVTVERETQNLKSLLAEWTNIIFKKSDNGYIFTGPYVIKNLEPEVSLTLEPNQYYENSEKRGEVIIKAISDMASMKLAFESGELDMAFGITPEIASELKDEGKIVETIDAGYQYFGVLNTATGIMSDKSVREAINLGLDREDYIKALKGGRVANGLFAQYFSFAGDVKLEYNLDKANSILEEDGWKLNKDGLREKDGKILSINILTYNSRPDLKIIMQVMLSQLKKMGIEAKTSIVDNIDVEAKKKEFDLILYAQHTAPTGEPTYFLNQFFRTDGSKNMMSYSSKEVDGLLDKMGTLPFGDELIKTAKQIQEIIYKDLPVLYLVDPEWNVALSERLKDYKPYCGDYYIVNSELYK
- a CDS encoding MATE family efflux transporter, translating into MDISLKNNDLTEGKIWKVMLNFVLPIFLGTLFQSLYTTIDAIIIGRFAGKDAFAAIESVLSFQRLPVSFFVGLSSGATIIISQYFGAKKKEEVSKASHTAILFAIVGGLLLSVLSCILSPFFIKLIKVPNEIFYQAQIYTIICFSGIVFSMVYNIGSGILRALGDSKTPFYILILSNILNIILDLILVIAFKLGVIGVGFATLISQIISAILIFIILLRTKLDCKIYINRIRFYKKYLKEIFRLGLPIGIQSIIYPIANTTIQSNINIFGVSSIAAWAVCGKLDFLIWAVSEAFSIAISTFVAQNYGAKKHQRARIGIVVALFMAMIAIFIISFILYIWNKPLAHFLINDKNIVELTSQIIHLLAPLYFIYVIGDVLSGAIRGIGDTFNPMIINIFGICIIRLLWIFFIVPLNPTFFMVLYSFIVSWIITTIMYITYIIYKRKNF
- a CDS encoding DMT family transporter, which translates into the protein MNNQIKGALLVCLAATMWGFDGIALTPRLFSLHVPFVVFILHLLPLILMSIIFGKEEFKNIKKLKRNDLFFFFCVALFGGCLGTLCIVRALFLVNFKHLTAVTLLQKLQPIFAIILARVLLKEKLKKAYLFWGFLALLGGYLLTFEFHLPENVSGDNLLPASLYSILAAFSFGSATVFGKRILKSASFRTALYLRYLLTSCIMFVIVSFTCGFGDFFVATPKNWLIFIIIALTTGSGAILLYYFGLRYITAKVATMCELCFPISSVIFDYLINGNVLSPVQVASAALMILSIIRISKLN
- a CDS encoding YadA-like family protein, with product MKKSNLRLLAFSLFLVLAQNSLANKIENGNGSVASDESVAIGISWLDYYGVVHKNIAGDETKPTENYYATAIGIANKASGKYSSAFGFGNKASGEASSAFGYNNEASGSSSSAFGFGNKASGEDSSAFGYKNKVSGYWSSASGHINEASGKFSSAFGYSNTASGEASSAFGFDNRTSESRASAFGFGNKASGFMSSAFGYNNFAIGGGSSAFGHWNRTKGINSSAFGFTNEASGAYSSAFGSQYKVTGAASGAFGVGKATWIVGTYEYNYDYINEGKNSYMFGNYNKIAAGTQNNFILGNNVSIGSGINNSVALGNGSTVSSSNEVSVGSATLKRKITNVADGEVSATSTDVVTGKQLYNGDGINTNAWKAKLGVGSGGVDLTAYTKRDGSNLTASDISAWKTKLGVGSGGSGIANSATGIGSTGLGADNTVTGDYSTAVGYKNKVTGNHSGAFGDPNVVTGNGSYAFGNDNNIAGDNNFVLGNNVNIGAGIQNSVALGNNSTVSSSNEVSVGSATQQRKITNVADGDVSATSTDAVTGKQLYKVMQNSGTTGIENLRNEVNEKIDDVKNEVNHVGSLSAALAGLHPMQYDPKAPTQVMAALGHYKNKQSVAVGLSYYFNDRFMMSAGVAIGSEKRVKSMANVGFTVKLGKGSGVEYNETPQYVVQNEVKRLTVENNKQAKENQELKAEVNSLNEKVKNLEEKLNMLLKNK